A section of the Spirosoma pollinicola genome encodes:
- a CDS encoding glycosyltransferase family 4 protein, protein MTILYLFRSSGTGHSIEHLFDTIRCEIEEAGIQTKAVRLPHISRGVRTVWQNLRFVKQLTASVFHITGDVHYLALALPASRTVLTIHDCSLLKNNRHRPLRYAIFWLFWYYLPIRRAGVVTAVSGKTRQELLRYVGPIAHKVKVVPNACDPTLMASPGVFYHAKPILLQIGTAPHKNLPSLIAAIEGISCTLVIVGPLTKEIRAELHQRQIDFRQYVDLSREAIVQLYTACDIVTFVSTYEGFGMPILEANAIGRAIITSDVSPMREVAAEAALLVNPTNIPAIRAGISRLIHDDIYRQHLIEEGLRNAQCYTVELAAHRYQSLYEQGCPSLSAQPVI, encoded by the coding sequence ATGACCATTCTCTACCTATTTCGCAGCTCCGGAACCGGACACAGTATCGAGCATCTGTTCGATACGATTCGCTGCGAAATAGAAGAGGCTGGAATACAAACAAAAGCCGTTCGGCTGCCGCACATAAGCCGGGGAGTGCGAACAGTCTGGCAAAATCTGCGTTTCGTAAAGCAACTGACCGCCAGCGTTTTTCATATCACGGGCGATGTACATTATCTGGCGCTGGCCCTACCGGCATCCCGCACGGTACTTACTATTCATGACTGTAGTTTGTTGAAAAACAACCGGCATCGTCCACTACGATACGCGATCTTCTGGCTGTTCTGGTATTACCTGCCCATTCGCCGGGCGGGCGTTGTAACGGCTGTTTCAGGAAAAACGCGACAGGAACTGTTGCGTTATGTGGGTCCTATCGCACACAAAGTAAAGGTGGTGCCTAACGCCTGCGACCCAACGTTAATGGCGAGTCCCGGAGTATTTTATCATGCTAAACCTATTCTCTTGCAAATCGGGACGGCTCCGCATAAAAACCTGCCCAGCCTGATCGCGGCCATCGAAGGTATTTCCTGCACACTCGTGATCGTTGGCCCGCTAACCAAGGAAATCCGGGCGGAGTTGCACCAACGGCAAATTGACTTTCGGCAGTACGTCGATCTCAGCCGGGAGGCTATCGTTCAACTGTATACCGCCTGCGACATCGTCACGTTTGTTTCGACGTATGAAGGCTTTGGTATGCCTATTCTCGAAGCCAATGCCATTGGTCGGGCCATTATTACGTCCGATGTTTCACCCATGCGGGAAGTTGCCGCTGAAGCTGCCCTGTTGGTCAATCCGACGAATATCCCCGCCATTCGGGCCGGTATTTCGCGACTCATTCACGATGATATATACCGACAACACCTCATTGAAGAAGGGTTAAGAAACGCGCAATGCTATACAGTCGAACTAGCTGCCCACCGGTATCAATCGCTGTATGAGCAAGGCTGTCCATCGTTATCAGCGCAACCTGTTATATGA
- a CDS encoding CgeB family protein, which translates to MKVVIVGHRAFDSYEYNLSDSFRALGHTVSIVDITDVLPVSARLNYWASRFLESYDRVVSVRLAHKVASVQTDLVLVVYRNLHPLIVKQLKEHVAGVPIVQMNPDALSNLEKQQIIAAEFDYYFSKEPYIVDFLRNKVGANAHYLPEGFNPRIHQKPTVEKSVAEWLTNIDVLVFGNLYAYRARMIELLMRAGIKVAVYGVEGPYLRPMVRTAFRQKYLVGAEKNRLLYGAKIVFNNFHYAEVTSVNQKYFEINAIGGFQLSDYKPTIDEYTGVPADLVTYKSIDEAIDKIRHYLAHPRERYALTSRQYAHFQQYHSLDLRVRQLIQTVGMSSLSLMKDR; encoded by the coding sequence ATGAAGGTAGTTATTGTGGGCCACAGGGCATTTGATTCTTATGAGTACAACCTGAGCGATTCGTTCAGGGCACTGGGACATACTGTTTCAATCGTCGATATTACGGATGTGTTGCCTGTTTCGGCCAGGCTGAATTATTGGGCGTCGCGTTTTCTTGAATCGTATGATCGGGTGGTTAGTGTTCGTTTGGCGCATAAAGTAGCTTCAGTTCAAACTGATCTGGTACTTGTCGTATACCGAAATCTGCACCCTCTGATTGTGAAACAGCTCAAGGAACACGTAGCTGGGGTGCCCATTGTACAAATGAATCCAGATGCGCTGTCGAACCTTGAAAAGCAGCAGATCATTGCCGCCGAATTCGATTATTATTTTTCCAAAGAGCCGTATATCGTTGACTTTCTGCGCAATAAAGTTGGGGCTAACGCACATTATCTGCCCGAAGGCTTCAACCCGCGCATTCACCAGAAACCAACGGTCGAGAAAAGCGTTGCAGAATGGCTCACAAATATTGATGTGCTGGTCTTTGGTAATTTATATGCATATCGCGCCCGGATGATTGAACTTCTGATGCGGGCTGGAATAAAAGTGGCGGTGTATGGGGTCGAAGGCCCTTACCTGCGTCCGATGGTGCGGACGGCTTTCCGGCAGAAGTATCTGGTTGGTGCAGAAAAGAATCGACTGTTGTACGGAGCTAAAATCGTTTTCAATAATTTCCACTACGCCGAAGTTACATCGGTCAATCAGAAATACTTTGAGATTAACGCTATTGGCGGCTTTCAACTGTCCGATTATAAACCGACGATTGATGAATACACAGGTGTTCCGGCTGATCTGGTAACCTATAAATCAATAGATGAGGCCATTGATAAAATTCGGCATTATCTGGCTCACCCCAGAGAGCGGTATGCACTGACAAGTCGTCAATATGCTCATTTTCAGCAATATCATAGCCTCGATTTACGTGTCAGGCAGTTAATTCAAACGGTGGGGATGTCTTCTCTATCGCTGATGAAGGACAGATAA